One Deltaproteobacteria bacterium DNA window includes the following coding sequences:
- a CDS encoding KpsF/GutQ family sugar-phosphate isomerase → MTSLKKDIDTLKEARKVLKIEADAIRNIIAHLDRHFEDAVELILNTKGKVVISGLGKSGLVGQKIASTMASTGTPSYFLHPTEGAHGDLGILGRDDIVIAISNSGESEELLRIIPFVKRLGIKLIAIVGKKNSTLSRSSDVIIHVPVEMEACPFGLAPTASTTAELAVGDALAVALILKRGFTKDDFAMFHPGGLIGKKLLLTVKDFIHTGSEIPHVNVDTKMRDVLIEITSKRLGVTGVYDRKGKLEGIITDGDLRRSLAKYSDLLDKKAKDIMTLHPKCIEKAALAVKALNIMETYSITSLFVTENGKKDKPIGIIHLHDILKAGLV, encoded by the coding sequence ATGACATCGTTAAAAAAAGACATTGATACATTAAAAGAGGCAAGAAAGGTTTTAAAGATAGAGGCTGATGCGATTCGAAATATTATCGCACATCTTGACAGGCATTTTGAGGATGCAGTTGAACTGATCCTGAATACAAAAGGCAAGGTTGTAATCTCAGGGCTTGGTAAGTCAGGGCTTGTCGGACAAAAGATTGCATCAACTATGGCAAGCACAGGTACACCATCTTATTTCCTTCATCCAACAGAAGGTGCACACGGGGATCTTGGAATCCTCGGAAGGGATGATATTGTAATAGCAATATCCAACAGCGGGGAGTCCGAGGAGCTATTACGGATCATACCTTTTGTTAAAAGGCTCGGAATAAAACTTATAGCAATAGTGGGTAAAAAAAATTCTACGCTTTCCCGTTCTTCGGACGTGATAATACATGTTCCCGTTGAGATGGAGGCATGTCCATTTGGCCTTGCCCCGACAGCAAGCACTACTGCAGAGCTTGCTGTCGGGGATGCACTTGCGGTAGCACTCATCTTAAAAAGGGGTTTTACAAAGGATGATTTCGCCATGTTTCACCCCGGGGGGTTGATTGGTAAGAAGTTGCTCCTGACTGTAAAGGATTTTATACATACGGGTTCCGAGATACCCCACGTTAACGTTGATACAAAGATGAGGGATGTACTTATTGAGATTACATCAAAGAGGCTTGGGGTTACCGGTGTTTATGATAGAAAAGGCAAGCTTGAAGGGATTATAACGGATGGAGATCTAAGAAGATCGCTTGCGAAGTACAGCGATCTTCTTGATAAAAAGGCAAAAGATATAATGACGCTGCATCCAAAATGTATAGAAAAGGCAGCACTTGCCGTTAAGGCATTAAATATAATGGAAACCTATTCTATTACATCTCTTTTTGTGACGGAAAACGGTAAAAAAGATAAACCCATAGGCATCATACATCTGCATGACATTTTAAAGGCAGGTTTGGTCTAG
- the kdsA gene encoding 3-deoxy-8-phosphooctulonate synthase — MGIKVKAININGVRMGGNKDFVLIAGPCVIENEELTMSIAESLKSITAKMGIGFIFKASYDKANRTSHKSYRGPGIVKGMKILSKVKQYYDVPILSDVHTAADMKPASDVVDVIQIPAFLSRQTDLLISAGRTGRVVNIKKGQFMAPWDIKYAIEKIKSTGNDKIILTERGYTFGYNMLITDFRAISIMRGFGYPVIFDATHSVQLPSLSDGVSGGQREYIHMLSRASAAVGIDGLFMEVHPHPDKALSDGANSLKINEVENLLESVKEINDIVKKRH; from the coding sequence ATGGGCATTAAAGTAAAAGCTATCAATATAAATGGCGTACGTATGGGCGGTAATAAAGATTTTGTTCTTATCGCAGGTCCCTGCGTCATCGAAAACGAAGAATTAACAATGTCTATAGCGGAATCCCTTAAATCAATAACCGCGAAGATGGGCATAGGCTTTATATTTAAAGCATCTTACGATAAGGCAAACAGGACATCCCATAAATCGTACAGGGGGCCTGGCATTGTTAAGGGTATGAAGATCTTATCGAAAGTAAAACAATATTATGATGTTCCAATACTGTCGGATGTTCACACTGCAGCAGATATGAAACCCGCATCGGATGTTGTCGATGTTATACAGATTCCGGCATTTTTAAGCAGGCAAACGGATCTATTGATATCGGCAGGCAGAACAGGAAGGGTTGTAAATATAAAAAAAGGGCAATTCATGGCACCATGGGATATCAAGTATGCGATAGAAAAGATCAAATCCACCGGAAATGATAAAATCATTTTAACAGAGCGCGGGTATACATTTGGTTACAATATGCTTATAACCGATTTTAGAGCAATCTCTATAATGAGAGGGTTCGGATATCCCGTTATTTTTGATGCAACACATAGTGTTCAGTTACCTTCTTTATCAGACGGGGTATCCGGTGGACAGAGAGAATACATTCACATGCTTTCAAGAGCTTCAGCAGCGGTTGGTATTGACGGCTTGTTCATGGAGGTTCATCCACATCCTGATAAAGCTTTAAGTGATGGGGCAAACTCGCTTAAAATAAACGAAGTAGAAAATCTGTTGGAAAGTGTAAAGGAAATAAATGACATCGTTAAAAAAAGACATTGA
- a CDS encoding SLBB domain-containing protein: MKTIKRVLPYLIVGLISFLYLSYYAHYMFDVREWDLEQTLTGALRIMEGKIIYKDFFEIFAPGNFFLLALIYKLFGSSYLVINEAIIAVDVVITILFYHISYTIIKRWYAIIPPLFFLSIGFPSWFIFSHYWTTYITILSALIFFLHYLKNQNNHGSVPDIFLFLSGFFAGLTGLFLQSAGVYTIIMFLVVMYFHRHRETGLFHRLIPFSVGIMVPVFVFLSYLFMHHALSAFFYDQTVLFRFYSKTASFMTLPFMSFESIFSPVRLLIVFSFIISSWFLLRKRELSIEEIILFTGSIIFSLNTWHRLILSVVTTTNANSAFALLLPVYLIGKIPEYAKRYLASTETKNGLLNRFKYGIQGFLLIMAGFACFQLYSTVHHINKEAYHFNIDGEDYWTFHKEHAVELINFIDRIKPILGTDKQVFPYPFISASFSALRLVNPTRYDELLNFGKSGSAPESVLKEVVTTLKSKKVRFIITYLWSYRFLLIWSERNGSVFQPTMLDSFIWDNYEPVVHAGLFDLWKLKLLKAGDVLTVTVHSVKNGAAPGSFITGFTVGRHGDITLSHNKKIIVSGMPLYDLKDMLAREYRIPSGGIKITTDGITPISSRLFSITISGAVEKPGRYSLNEGVRLSDAMMLAGGPLTIHGKGTSDYANIIIKRGDKKIDVNFLDYLHTHNESENPVIAKGDTIYIPKIKWQYVNVTIFGAVQAPGRLLLNKGARIMDAIGAAVPVASSDLKNIIMIRGNHTIKVNFLRYIQTRKRADNPLLENNDIIYLTKSNEAARRRKIMKEAQILSKGKARKILHRNGK; this comes from the coding sequence ATGAAAACGATAAAAAGGGTTCTTCCTTACCTGATTGTTGGGCTGATTTCTTTTCTATATTTAAGCTACTACGCCCATTACATGTTTGATGTGAGAGAATGGGATTTGGAACAAACACTTACCGGAGCGCTCCGCATTATGGAAGGCAAAATCATATACAAGGATTTTTTTGAGATCTTTGCCCCAGGTAACTTCTTTTTGCTTGCCCTGATCTATAAATTGTTTGGTTCAAGCTATCTCGTTATCAATGAAGCAATCATAGCCGTGGATGTCGTTATTACCATATTATTTTACCACATTTCTTACACAATAATCAAACGCTGGTATGCCATAATCCCTCCGCTGTTTTTCCTTTCTATAGGTTTCCCGAGCTGGTTTATTTTTAGCCATTACTGGACAACCTATATTACTATTTTGTCTGCATTGATCTTCTTCTTACATTATTTGAAGAATCAGAATAATCATGGCAGTGTCCCGGATATCTTCTTATTTTTATCAGGTTTTTTTGCCGGGCTTACCGGATTATTCCTGCAATCAGCAGGTGTTTATACGATAATAATGTTTTTGGTTGTTATGTATTTTCATAGGCATCGTGAGACAGGATTGTTTCACAGACTCATACCCTTTTCGGTGGGGATCATGGTGCCGGTATTTGTTTTCCTATCATATCTTTTTATGCATCATGCACTATCTGCTTTTTTTTATGATCAGACAGTATTATTTAGATTCTACTCAAAGACAGCATCCTTTATGACATTACCATTTATGTCATTTGAGAGTATATTCTCTCCTGTGCGTTTACTTATAGTGTTTTCTTTCATCATAAGCAGCTGGTTTCTTCTGAGAAAAAGGGAGCTTAGCATAGAAGAGATTATACTTTTTACAGGGAGTATCATCTTTTCCCTCAACACTTGGCACAGGTTGATTCTCAGTGTTGTGACAACAACCAATGCGAATAGCGCTTTCGCTCTCTTGCTGCCCGTCTATCTTATTGGCAAGATACCCGAATATGCTAAACGTTATCTCGCCTCGACCGAAACCAAAAACGGACTTTTAAATCGTTTTAAATATGGTATACAAGGTTTTCTATTAATAATGGCAGGATTTGCGTGTTTCCAATTATACTCCACGGTTCATCATATAAATAAGGAAGCATATCACTTTAATATTGATGGAGAGGATTACTGGACGTTTCACAAGGAGCATGCGGTTGAACTTATCAATTTTATTGACCGTATTAAACCGATTCTCGGAACGGATAAGCAGGTATTTCCATACCCGTTTATATCAGCCTCTTTTAGTGCCTTACGCTTGGTTAATCCAACACGATATGATGAGTTATTAAACTTTGGTAAATCGGGGAGTGCCCCGGAATCGGTTTTGAAAGAAGTTGTTACTACATTAAAATCAAAGAAGGTCAGGTTTATCATCACCTACCTCTGGTCATACAGATTCCTGCTGATCTGGTCGGAACGAAACGGGAGCGTGTTTCAGCCTACCATGCTTGACAGTTTTATATGGGATAACTATGAGCCGGTTGTCCATGCCGGTCTTTTTGATCTATGGAAGCTAAAGCTGTTAAAAGCCGGCGATGTACTTACCGTGACGGTCCATTCCGTTAAAAATGGGGCGGCTCCAGGCAGCTTTATAACTGGGTTTACTGTGGGCCGGCATGGAGATATCACGTTATCGCATAATAAAAAGATTATTGTATCTGGTATGCCATTGTACGATCTTAAGGACATGCTTGCCCGAGAGTACAGGATACCATCAGGTGGGATCAAGATAACAACCGATGGTATTACACCGATTTCGTCGAGGCTTTTTTCCATAACTATCAGCGGTGCGGTCGAGAAGCCGGGAAGGTATTCACTCAATGAAGGTGTAAGGCTGTCCGATGCTATGATGCTTGCGGGCGGACCATTAACCATTCACGGTAAGGGCACTTCCGATTATGCCAATATTATCATAAAAAGAGGTGATAAAAAAATTGATGTAAACTTTCTTGACTATCTGCATACCCACAACGAGAGTGAAAATCCTGTTATAGCGAAAGGTGATACGATCTATATTCCGAAGATCAAGTGGCAGTACGTTAACGTTACGATATTTGGGGCAGTGCAGGCACCGGGGCGATTACTGTTGAATAAAGGAGCAAGGATAATGGATGCAATAGGTGCTGCAGTCCCTGTTGCCAGTTCGGATCTTAAAAATATAATTATGATAAGAGGAAATCATACAATAAAGGTAAATTTTTTACGATACATACAAACCCGTAAGCGTGCAGATAATCCGCTGTTGGAGAATAATGATATCATATATTTAACTAAAAGTAATGAGGCGGCAAGAAGAAGAAAGATTATGAAGGAGGCGCAGATTCTTTCTAAAGGAAAAGCAAGAAAAATACTTCATCGGAACGGTAAATGA
- a CDS encoding CTP synthase: protein MRSKFIFVTGGVVSSLGKGIASASVAALLEARGLKISMQKLDPYINVDPGTMNPYQHGEVYVTDDGAETDLDLGHYERFTSVKVTQSNNITTGQVYDTVINKERKGEYLGGTVQVIPHITDEIKKRIKENAKGRDIVIIEVGGTVGDIEGLPFLEAIRQMKKDVGAENVLYLHLTLVPYIKASGEVKTKPTQHSVKELRAIGIQPDILICRTDRVIDKDMKAKIALFTDVDQDAVISDVDVDSIYDVPLVFHREGLDEKVIEKLHIWTGSPDLTRWEELSKKEAAIKDEVIIAIVGKYVHLKDSYKSLHEALTHAGIANGVKINHKYIDSEEIESDGVEKFLKGVDGILVPGGFGSRGIEGKILASKYAREKKIPYFGICLGMQIAVIDFARHVAGIKSAHSSEFNPETKNPVIDLMPEQKNVTLGGTMRLGAYECVLQPSTHAYRAYNVNNIRERHRHRYEFNNNYRQNFVSKGLIISGESPDTKLVEIVELKNHPWFLGCQFHPEFKSKPVEPHPLFVHFIKAAITNKKKNKHGH from the coding sequence ATGAGATCAAAATTTATATTCGTAACCGGGGGTGTTGTATCCTCGCTTGGTAAGGGGATCGCATCGGCTTCTGTTGCAGCTCTTTTAGAAGCAAGGGGTTTAAAGATATCCATGCAGAAACTCGACCCATATATAAATGTGGACCCAGGGACCATGAACCCATATCAGCACGGCGAGGTTTATGTTACAGACGATGGGGCGGAAACAGACCTTGATCTTGGGCATTACGAACGTTTCACAAGCGTAAAGGTTACGCAGTCAAACAATATCACAACTGGTCAGGTTTATGATACAGTGATCAATAAGGAGCGGAAGGGTGAGTATCTTGGAGGTACTGTTCAGGTTATTCCTCACATAACGGATGAGATCAAAAAACGCATTAAGGAGAACGCAAAAGGCAGGGATATAGTTATTATAGAGGTTGGCGGTACGGTTGGAGACATTGAGGGACTGCCGTTTCTTGAAGCAATAAGGCAGATGAAAAAAGACGTAGGTGCCGAAAATGTTTTATACCTCCATCTCACGCTGGTTCCTTATATAAAAGCTTCAGGCGAAGTAAAAACAAAGCCAACCCAGCACTCTGTAAAAGAATTAAGGGCGATAGGCATCCAGCCCGATATCCTGATATGCAGAACAGATCGTGTGATAGATAAAGACATGAAAGCAAAAATAGCGCTTTTCACAGATGTTGACCAGGACGCAGTTATATCCGATGTCGATGTAGATTCTATTTATGATGTTCCGCTCGTATTCCACAGGGAAGGGCTTGATGAAAAGGTTATAGAAAAACTTCATATATGGACGGGTTCTCCGGATTTAACGAGGTGGGAGGAATTATCTAAAAAAGAAGCGGCAATAAAAGATGAGGTGATCATAGCTATTGTCGGTAAGTACGTGCACCTAAAAGACTCTTATAAAAGTCTGCATGAAGCTCTTACGCATGCCGGTATTGCGAATGGTGTAAAAATAAACCATAAATACATAGATTCCGAAGAAATAGAAAGTGACGGTGTAGAGAAATTTTTAAAAGGTGTGGATGGCATACTCGTTCCCGGAGGCTTTGGTAGCAGGGGGATAGAAGGTAAGATCCTTGCATCTAAATATGCAAGGGAGAAGAAGATACCATACTTTGGGATATGTTTAGGCATGCAGATAGCGGTTATTGATTTTGCAAGACACGTTGCAGGGATAAAAAGCGCTCACAGCAGTGAATTTAATCCCGAAACAAAAAATCCGGTAATCGATCTTATGCCTGAGCAAAAAAATGTAACGCTTGGCGGTACTATGAGGCTTGGTGCGTATGAATGTGTACTCCAGCCGTCGACCCATGCATATAGAGCTTATAATGTTAATAACATTCGGGAAAGGCATAGGCACAGGTACGAGTTCAATAACAATTACAGACAGAATTTTGTATCAAAAGGTTTGATAATAAGCGGGGAATCCCCTGATACGAAACTTGTCGAAATTGTAGAGCTAAAAAACCATCCATGGTTCCTTGGCTGTCAGTTCCATCCCGAATTCAAATCAAAACCTGTTGAGCCGCATCCGCTATTTGTCCATTTTATAAAAGCTGCAATAACCAATAAAAAAAAGAACAAACATGGGCATTAA
- the kdsB gene encoding 3-deoxy-manno-octulosonate cytidylyltransferase, producing the protein MKNVVIVIPARFGSKRLPGKPLLKLAGKTIIQHVYENASLSKFAKRVIVATDDQRIFDAVRKFNGECVLTPRSINSGTDRVAYAVKNIDCSIVMNLQGDEPFLTSGMFDRGIESALKTNNKTDTFTLASGIETNDELNDTNNVKVVMDKDGYALYFSRFPIPYIRDDKGKLVKKIKSHYRHIGIYIYRPSVLFEFVKLRQSNLERMERLEQLRLIENGYRIKVVVTKGAPPGIDTLQDLKRAERYLKEKGKI; encoded by the coding sequence ATGAAAAATGTTGTGATAGTAATTCCTGCTCGCTTTGGATCAAAAAGGCTGCCCGGAAAACCTCTCTTGAAACTGGCGGGTAAAACAATAATCCAGCACGTTTATGAAAACGCATCTTTATCAAAATTTGCAAAAAGGGTGATAGTCGCTACAGATGATCAGAGGATTTTTGATGCTGTAAGAAAATTTAATGGAGAGTGTGTATTGACACCCAGGAGTATAAACAGCGGAACGGACAGGGTTGCTTATGCTGTAAAAAATATTGATTGCTCTATCGTGATGAACCTGCAGGGCGATGAACCTTTTCTTACCTCCGGTATGTTTGATAGAGGCATTGAATCTGCACTCAAAACAAATAATAAGACGGATACTTTTACACTCGCTTCAGGCATAGAAACCAATGATGAACTTAATGATACAAACAATGTCAAAGTAGTTATGGACAAAGATGGTTATGCACTTTATTTCTCGAGATTTCCAATCCCATACATAAGAGATGATAAAGGAAAGCTTGTCAAAAAGATAAAATCGCATTATCGGCATATAGGTATTTATATATACAGACCGTCTGTTTTATTTGAGTTTGTAAAACTAAGACAATCTAATCTTGAGAGAATGGAAAGACTTGAACAGCTAAGGTTGATTGAAAACGGTTACAGAATAAAGGTTGTTGTAACCAAAGGTGCCCCACCGGGGATTGATACACTTCAAGATTTGAAAAGGGCAGAAAGGTACTTAAAAGAAAAGGGAAAGATATGA